CAatacacatgatttttaaaataaacaaaattaatcttctaaaagaaaagggagaaaatgagCTTGCTCTGCTGTCTGGGCAGGTGGTGATCTTAATTCTGGCTGCCAATGTGATCCCATCTctgatgactttattttttttcattcacctTCTCCAGTGTGAGGAAGAAAGCCACCCTGTCCATGCTCCccactttgagttcaaggccagcttgaactacatgagggaaaaaataaagcaaaaaccagGCTAGTGAAATAGCTTTGTAGGTAAAGGTGCCTTCcaccaagcctggagacctgagtttgattctagGGAGCCACATGATGGAAAAAACCaactccagaaagctgtccattgatctctacacacacacacacacacacacacacacacaacacaacacacgaTTTAAGTAGGGCTTAAATAATATAGTCAGTAAAGTTTATTACTTATATTAACATAGATCAACTATATAACAGAACACAATGTTGTACCACTTCTAACAAAGTCATGTCTTTTGGGATCTGTGTCAGGGGTATACCCAAAACAACTCCCATCATCCTTAGCAGCCAAACAGTCTTGAAATCAAGGTAGTTGCACTCCTATTCCATTACTCCACAGGCCCTCCACTggcttcaggaaaatgggagagCTATTTAACCCCTCTTTAGGGACTAACTAGGGAAGGGACTGCCTAGTCCTCCCCAACTCTATAATTTTCTGTCTTCATCTGTTGGTGTTCAGACCCAGGATGGGAGAGGGGTTCTACAAAGCTGGCAGAAAGTTGGATAATGAGAGCCATTGGGATGGGTGGATGAAGGAGAACAGAGACGCTGTCCTGAGTTCCAAGCCTAGCTGGGTCCCTCTCCAGCTCGGTGGGAAGTGAAAAGATGGGTGTGTTGCACCAAGACTGACAGGCTTGCTTGTTGTCTGGGTCTTTGCTTCTGTTGGAATAAATAGTCCAGCAGAATCCCAAACCTACCCTCCCAGCTCTCAAGATCTCTCTGGCCCTCAACAGGGGCAGTTTATCAAGCCAGCCCTTTGTAGGGTTCCCATTGCTTCTGCCCTGTCCCCAGAGGAAATGACATCTTGTGAAACTCAGGACCCTAGCAGAATTGGCCATCTGTGAGCTCACTGTTGTCACATGTAGGCCTTGTCTTTGCAGCTGTATGCCCTCACCCACCCCTGGCACAGCACCCTGCCCCCACAGAGAGGCTTGGATTAGCTGAGAAGCCAGCCTAGCCTCCATCCCAGGccctctctgctcttcttcccCAGAGGTCAGCAGATATGGAGAGATGAGCACAAAATTGCCTGGAATCGCTTGTACAAAAGGACCCCAACTGGACCCACCCCATCTAAACAGAGTTTGGAGAGAGGAGCACCTATATGTTACaagtcccccaccccccacacacaccttttgttgtcatttttgtgtgtgtgtgtgtggtgctaggATTGAGCCCagaactttgtgcatgctaagcgtATTCTGTATttctgagttacatccccagtcCCTAATTCCAATATTTAATCAGATTCAAAAGCCCCTTGGGGATGGAAGGGTAATGGGCTCTCTGGGCACGGGGTGTAGAAGGGCACTTCGCTTTTTCCTAGGGGTGTCCTTTCTAGATAAGATTTTAAAAGCTGCTTTCAAAAGCTCTGCTATATTGTATTGTCAGTATTTCCATTTCAAAAAGCAGCTTCATTTGCAAAAAGCCTCCCACTGGGTTTTTAACACTCCCTTAGAACAATCAAAATCCTACTTGAAGTCTTGTGTTGTGAGCTGTCAACAGCTTTTCACAACTCTCCAGTGGGCCAGGTGCATCTACAATCTTGCTATTCTGACcaagctgtttgttgttgttttaagtaaACGAGCCAGAGAAGTCTTTGGGAACACATTTGCAGGCTTATTGTCTCCGCCTCCTGTTACCACTCCACCCTCTCCCTCGCCAGGATGCACTCTGTTCTCTAGTCACCTCCACTTAGAATATCCCTTAAATTTCCAGAGGGTTGAGGAAGCCACTACCAGCACAGGAGTAGAAACAACCCAGCTGGTCTTCATGGATTTTCATGTCAAATTCTGGGGTTCCCAGactcacacccccaccccaagatcTGGTTTAACTTCCCAAACCCGACTGGGGCGACTTGCCAGACTGAGGCCCTGGGAACTGGTGCTCAGGACCGGCACCGCCTCAAGAGGGAGGGGCAGGTGGCCAGGAGTGAGAGCTCATGGCCTTTAAATTGCAGGTTCTGGTGGGTCCCACGGGAACAGAGTGCAACCGAGGGTGAGGCATCCATTCTACATGGTCATGGCTCTGGCCACAGAGACTGGGGTGTGGGGCCTGATTGCCAACGCCAGACTTCCCCCAAGATGTGACACTAACCCACTCCCAATTGGAAGTTAGCCACCTCTCCACTAGGGCCACGTTGCACACTGTGCATATGAGAATTGTCTCCTGGAGCAGGACTCCTTAATGACACATGCAAAGGACGACTCCTCGGATGGGAATGGCATTTCTGTAGCCGAACAAAGAGGTCCCCTTCTTGCCCTTCACCTGACAGAGATCATAAGCTTTGGAGGTGTTGTTTTGCAGATAGTGACGGATTGGTACCTGTCTCCTTTGGAGCCATAGGGATGTTTGGAAACAAGTGGAGGAGGTAGTTGCACAACATTTTGAATGTACTATTTGTTCACCTTGAAACGATTAATTTTAGATAAGACTCGTCTCGATTTTTAAaaacgctttttttttttttttggaggtgtATGTTAGTGGTAAGAATGCCTGCCTAGCATATTCGAGGCCGTGGGATCCATTCCCAGCTCCAACataaagaaagagataaaatacTGTCAAGTATTTTGAGGTACTTAAAGGGAAAACGCTGCTTTTCCAGAGTCCCTAGATCAGCTCTATGCATTCGGGTGATTGGCTGCCTGTTGCCTAGGGATGCTGCTCCAGCTGGAAGAACTGGGCCGTCCTTGAGTGATGCTCCCATCCCCCAcctgagaaaggagaatattcTGCTTTGTGCCCAGCTTGAGTTGCAAAGGGGCTAGAAAGGTAGCATTGAAGTCCTCTAAAGAGCCCCCTCTGCACACCCAGCTCAATCCTGGGATTCCAGTTATATACACTGGTGTAATTCTGGGAAggacatttttttgtttcatctAGCTGTCCGCTGATCCATCCAAACATTCATTCAGTCCCAGGGAACTTCCTGGGACACTTCTGTGGGCCTAACACAGTATTAAGATGGGAAGAACACTGTCCTCAAGCTTTAGGTGGGAAACTGAAAGGGAAGAGAAACCTAAGGGTTGGGCTGGGGGTGCAGGGGAAGCATGCCCAGGCAAGCCCATCTCGCCACAGCTAGGGcactggggggagggaggggtggcTATGGTCTCTGATGGGTCATGATTCAGAAGCTAGCAGACAGAGGTGAAGAGGTCACCCCAGTTCCCAGAAACTCCCCATTCTAAATTCAAATGTTCTCTTAGGTAGTAATGGGTTCTGTCCCCTGTCATATCAAGTAGGTGTCCACTCCAGGCCTCTGTCAGGCCTCCTTGTAGAGGAGTCTGTTTATCTGCCCTCTCCTAGATCgagtgaaagacccgctcggaatgcccctgagccccctgccccgaagctgccggggcctcccaagccttcaccccggcagggctcgcgcccccggcccgccccgcctggcaccgcgcctcggggctggggccgagcaacgagcaccagatgggcaggcccgagaacgagcaccaggtaggctggggccgagcaacgagcaccaggtgggccggcacgagaacgaacaccaagtgagccggcctggagccctgcccctgagccccgcccgatgagaaacactctgtcccaaggtctccgcccccaaggtcagccatctggacgcggagggagggggaattgagtctgttgtaccagacaccagaccttgagaatatgctgatctggaatggctctgtgtctcatttgaaccatccaatggaaatgattctgtatttcgcctcatttgaaagactctatgtttcacctcatttgaataactctgtactttgcctcatttgaataaccctgtatagcgcctcatatacattgaccaatgggaatagctctgtataatgcctcattagaattatccaatagaatccctgctcctagcttgcgcctttttccctatataaggacccctttcccttggctcggggcgcttagccacacagaagctaagtcgccccgggtacccgcgtctccaataaagcctcttgcttttgcatccaagttcgtggcatcgctgattcctgggtgcgggtctccttctacgaaagtacctcttcgggggggtCTTTCACGAGAAACATCACCAGGGCTAGGTTCCTAGTCCTTTTTCATCACTTTGTAAAAAGTGAGACTTATGACTGGTATTATGGTTCAATGCAAGAGCACTTGCCCAATATGAGTCAAGCCTTGGGTTCAACCCTggtgtaaaacaaaaaaacaaatgctgaacaatgtcccccccccaaaaaaaaaaaaccaacaagaatGAATTTCTTGGGGCTTTTGAGATGGCTAGGTGAGCaaaaatgcttgctgccaagccatcGAACTGGGTCTCTGGAACACACAGTgtaggaagaagagaactgattcccacaggttgtactctgacctacacacacacacacacacacacacacaccccagtgagtaaatacatgtaaaaagacATGtacttttggaaaaaaattaaaatgtacttttattattttaaaatacgtGTATAAATTATCAGATTTCCCTGGCTCTGGAGTTAAGGGTATTTGTGAACTACCTAACAtgggtggtgcatgcatttaaccCTAgccctgtggaggcagaggcaggccagatctctgtgagttcaaggccagtctggtctatagagctagttccaggacagcctgggctacacaaagaaacctgtctcaaaaacaacaacaacaacaaaaaaacaacaaaaaaaaccaaggtcttaaattcactgtgtagtctagtatgaacttgaacttctgatcttcctgcttccacctctcacGTGTGCCACGAGTGATTTGTGGTATGGAACCCCGGGTTTCATGTGTGGTGGGCTGCCACTCTATACTGTCAACCAATATCCTAGCCCCTGGATAGAgttctttttggggggggaggaaataacaacaaaaaaccaacaggGTTATCCAGTGCCTATGAACACAGCTCTTTCCCATTTGAGGGAAGCAGTTTTATTGAGGTTGGGGTGTGTGGTTTCTTTAGCGTGCTTGCCTAGTATACACAAAACACTGGGTTCAATCTGATCCCCAGTATAGCACAAACCAAGCTTCATGATGCACGacggtaatcccagcacttggggaaatTCAAGAGGTCATatcaagttctagaccagccttggatacatgagactctgcttcaaaataTAGAGAcaccaaattgaaaaaaaaaaaaatgcttacatAGCCCAAGATGGTGTCTTTTGACTGAGTGGATGAATTCTAGGGTCagggattcttttgttttttaacattcaCTTCAAAGAAAAACTATTGGGGGGGCAATATGTCTTATTTTTCtgaagtgcttttttttttttttttctatcaaaaaacgtaaaagaagagaagagggagcagagGGGCAAGGGAGGTGGAGATGTGACCTAGTGGCAGAGCTGTGCCTAGCATGTCTGAAGCAAGTACTGGGTTCATCCCCAGTAtggaaaaaaatagttaaaaaaaaaaaagcatttatagTCTATCTGCAATGGGCTCAGCCTAGGAGGAAGAATGAGGGCCCTGCTGGTCAATTgatttatttctcctttctccctgttAGCGGGAAGGTTCACTCACACAGGCCCCGCAACGTGAAAGGCATTACAAGATGATGTCACCTTTTCTGCAGAAGCATTTCATCTCACCACCCCGTCCGATGTCTCCTAGCTAGTGGCAGATCTAAATGCCAGGAAGGAAAGATAGCGATTAGGCCTGGGAGCCCCGGAGGCAAACACAGTCCTTAATTCTGCAGCTGTTTTTAACTGTGTCTCctaatgggggagggggtgctgtCCATAAATGTGTTCTAAGAAGGTGTTCTCCCACCTGTAAAATGATTTTGGTCCTTTTGCAGTTATAAGACCCGGCTGTTCTAAAAGTCaggcttttaattttaatttttaaaatatcggTGTTAGGATGAGCTAAGCTTCAtatttcatgcctttaattccaggacttgggaggcaaaggcagatgaatctttgtcagttcaaagctaacctggtctacatagtaagttccaggcctatCAACCGATGAGactgtcaaaaaaataaaattggggaGTGGGAGGTGGGGCTGGAAAGGACAGTGGCCTGACTTCCCTGGCCAGTGTCATGTGTCACATGCAAACCTGCCCTGTAGCAATTCGATACTTGCCTGCCTTTCTGATCTGGTTTGGTTCCTGCCCGCCGGGCCTGAGTGTCTGATGTaagtttggtttttcttccatCAGGGTCCCGGTGTCCTACACTgataaaggaggaaagaaaaaaaaaaaagtctagtccCTCTGAATCTCCTCCCCACCCTATGCAATCATTAGCCCTCGAGCATCGCTGCCAGGCCAGATTTCCTCTTGCCTCGACTGAATGATGAAACCCTTGATGGCTATTGCACTCGGGCTTTTCCAAAGATCTCGGTCCTGGGTTCCATTGAACTGAGTCTTTTTTTAACACAAAGCGTAAGAGGGATTCTAGGACCCGGAGGACGCCAGGGGCTCTGCGGCAGCGGGCTGGAGAGGCACTGGCCCCGCAGTGTTCTGTCCCTAAGTCCTGCGGGTGGGTCATTGTGTCGGTTTGATGTGAGTCCTTGTTCCCCCTAGCCGAGGACCGGGCGCTGTGAATCCGAGTCCGTGAACTCTAAGCCCTACCCAAACCCCCTGCTTGGCTACAACCTCGCACTGTTGTCCTCATAAACCCATCCCCGGAGCTGTAGAGTAACAGGAAGACTGATGGGGTACGGGGGGGGGGCGGGCGCCAAACCCCGAGTTGCCTTGTCTTTGGACCTATTACCAAATGTACATCGCTTGTTGCCAGCAGAGACAGCGCGGTATTGATGCTCGTGGGACAGCGGGGTAACGTCCGCCGCCCCGCCACGGTCCCACAGGGATCCACTTGCGTGCCCGGTACTGCCCTTGGCCCTGGGGCTCCCAGACACTGGGGGTACCTGTCTCCCCTGTTCATCGCCACTCCAGGTCCCCTAACACTTCGTCCCAGTGCAGCCGCGGgctgtcccctcccccagcaaCGCGACCCTATAATAAACAAGTCTTTCCTTGATCCTCCCCTGCCGCGAGCGCCCTCAGGGACCTTGGCAGCTGCTGAAAGCCGCCTCCATTCCCTTCCAGAAAGGGGGTGTGGCCGCGGCTaagtgggggcggggggaggtTCGGCCGGGAGCGTTCTGGGGCTCCGTGGGGGCGGGGCCAAGCCGCTGTCACCAGGCAGGAGAGAACGTTGCGAACGTGCTCCCGGAGCCCATTGGCTGCGGTGGGCCACACTCCCGGGTCTCCATTGGACTCTGGCTTGACGGGGGCGCGGCCTCGCCGCGAGAGCCCTTATAGGCTGCTGCGCGCTGGTGCTAGGGATCGCGGCGGGCAGGGGGAGGTGCGAGAGGGTTCGGAGCGACAGGCCTGGGCAGTGATCGGGGGTTGGCACCAGTTCGCTCACCCTTCGAGAGGCAGGGCGCGCTTGTCCACAGTCCTCACTGACCGCGCCAGCTGGTGAGTGTCCCTCCCGGGTGTGCACATCTCGTCGCGGGGCGACCTCGGCTGTTGGGGCCCCAGCGCCCTCTGTCCTGTGCAGCGCCGACACTGACACGGGATCCTTGTCCCTCTTCTCTTTCAGCGTCTTCTTCGCTTCCTCACCCGAACCTCAGCAGCCAGCGTCCTGGCGTCTGACCTCGCCATGCCTAGCCTTTGGGATCGTttctcgtcctcctcctcctcctcctcttcgtcCTCGTCCGGAACTCCAGCCACTGATCGGCCGCCGCGCTCCGCCTGGGGGTCTGCGGCCCGAGAAGAGGGCCTTGACCGCTGCGCGAGCCTGGAGAGCTCGGACTGTGAGTCCCTGGACAGCAGCAACAGTGGCTTCGGACCGGAGGAAGGTGAGCAGTGAGCGGGTGCCGTACACAACTCCAGGGGCCCGGGAGGTGGGGACAAACCGAACTGTACCAGATCAAAGCCACCTTGGCTTTCCATCCCAGCACGAGAACCAAATTACTCCGAGGTTAGAAAGCACGAGTGTAGGGCggagaaactgaggcacggaTTGGGAAAGAACGCTGTTTTCTTAGCAGAACTGCACCTCCCCCGCcggtacagctgctgtggaagccGCTCTAACACCGTTCCTTGTGTTCTCTCTTCCAGACTCCTCATACCTGGATGGGGTGTCCCTGCCCGACTTTGAGCTGCTCAGTGACCCGGAGGATGAGCATCTGTGTGCCAACCTGATGCAGCTGCTGCAGGAGAGCCTGTCCCAGGCGCGATTGGGCTCGCGGCGCCCCGCGCGCCTGCTAATGCCAAGCCAGCTGGTGAGCCAGGTGGGCAAGGAACTCCTGCGCCTGGCTTACAGCGAGCCGTGCGGCCTGCGGGGGGCACTGCTGGACGTCTGTGTGGAGCAAGGCAAGAGCTGCCATAGCGTGGCTCAGCTGGCCCTCGACCCCAGCCTGGTGCCCACCTTTCAGCTGACCCTGGTGCTGCGCCTGGACTCTCGCCTCTGGCCCAAAATCCAGGGGCTGTTGAGTTCCGCTAACTCTTCCTTGGTCCCTGGCTACAGCCAGTCCCTGACGCTGAGCACCGGCTTCAGAGTCATCAAGAAGAAACTCTACAGCTCCGAACAGCTGCTCATTGAAGAGTGTTGAACTTCGTCCTGGGGGCGAGGGGGCTCGCATTGCCCCCAAAGTGCAGACAGGAAAGTTTTGTGGTGGAGACGAGCAGGCAAGGACTGAAGGACTGATGCCTGCGTTAGAAAGCTGACAATAGCCACCGGAGGGGCGCAGGGCCCGTTGGAGAAGGAAGTGTCAAGGAAGGTCGCTAGGTTGTGTGCAGGTGGCTCCCTGTTGGGGCACATGCTCTTAGTACTGTAGCATGAAACAAAGGCTTAGGGGCCACACAGGCTTCTGGCTGGATGTGTATGTAGCATGTaccttttatattattattattattactgacaGTTACAACAACAGTAGTGTGACAGAGCCAAAAGGGCAGCTGGTCTGCGCTGGCGTCTGCCAGGGGTGTGTgctgaggggaggaggggggtagGTCTTGGAGATAGATCGTGTATCTCATGGTCTGAAAGGACCAAGTGTGTTTGTCGTTTGTTTTGtatcttttgtgttttgggggATGGGAGCTTCACTACTGACCTGTTCGAGGCAGCTATCTTACAGCCGCATGAATGTAAGAGTAGGACGGGGTGGGTGTTAGGATCATTTGGGATCTTTGACACTTGAAAAAAGTAACACCTGGGAGCTTTGTCCAGCCCATCCCCTGCCATGGACTGGAGGATTGAACTGTGAGGGGATGGGTctgaagggggtggggtggggggctggaacCCCTCCCCCAGAGGAGTGGCCACCTGGGTCTTCCATCTAGAACTGTTTACATGAAGATACTCACGGTTCATGAATACACTTGATGTTCAAGTATTAAGACCTATgcaatatttttacttttctaataaACATGTTTGTTAAAACACTTGAGTCTCTTCAGTACCATGAATTAAAAAGGACAGGGTGGGTGGTGCTGGTGAAAACAAGTTTCATCAGATTCTAGGGGTCACTTGTGTGTTCCCTGACCCCTTCCTGGACTACCTGCCAAACCTGGTAACAGGTATGTGGACTGTGCCATCGGGGCCAAGATCCCTGGCTCCCTCAGCTCTGCTTGCTGGAGTTGCTAGGGGAACCTGTTGGAAAGCACCCGAAAGTGAGGGATGAGTCAGACTTCCTTGGAAGGCAGCATCTCTGTAAGGGTTACCTGGCTCTCCAGACAAGAAGGCCCGGTCACAGTCCTCTGAGCCTAAGGCCCCGAACTACGAGGAAAGTCTGGGTTGATCTGGTGCAGGGTCAGGAGTATGACTACCTCTGGGTATAAAGAGGTTTGAGAAGTTTGGAAAGGACAATTGAGCTCAAAACTCTCCCTAAACAAGGAACCTAAGCTCAGGAGATGTGGTCTAGGCAGGAGCAGAATCTCCAACACACACAATGGCAGAGGGACGACCAGAGAAGAGGCCCAATCAGACAATGGGCTGTATTTGAGTTCCTTATCAGAAATGCTGGAGTCAGGCCAAGGAGGCCAAGGCCTTTCTCACTTCTCCCTGACTCCAGGGTCCACCCACACCAACTGGCTTTTGGAGAgttattgctttctttgttcctcttcctgaTCGAAGACAGGCTTTGTGGGCCCAGGACTGCAAAGTGGTTCTTTATTTCGCATCTTTTTGGAGGGCTTAGTTAAAACAGATCCCTTAGGCTGGCCATGGAGCTCAGCatggagtgcttgcccagcatgtaaaAGGCCCTAGATTTGATCTCCACCTCTCCCACAAACCACAAAGGAAAACCAGATCCCTCCACTGAGTTGAAGGAACAGACCAAAAATACGTGTTTTCCTCAGGGATTCCATCCAAGGCCTGACCTTTGGGGTAGCCAAGGGGACCCCTATCTCTTTTATAGAACCTGCAGGGCTTATTCCCCAAAATGAATGAACCTGGGTTAGAAGCCAGTTGTGGCAGtcagtgtacacctgtaatccctacTTGTTAGGCAAagtcaggaggattgccatgaattcaaagccagtctgatctacgtagtgagtttgaggtgagtctgggctatCTAGTGAGTTGTAGACTTGCCTGGGCAATACCTTACACATGGAGAATGGCCATCTCTTTGGACAAAGGCTGACCCTGAGGG
The Cricetulus griseus strain 17A/GY chromosome 1 unlocalized genomic scaffold, alternate assembly CriGri-PICRH-1.0 chr1_1, whole genome shotgun sequence genome window above contains:
- the Ddit4 gene encoding DNA damage-inducible transcript 4 protein, with product MPSLWDRFSSSSSSSSSSSSGTPATDRPPRSAWGSAAREEGLDRCASLESSDCESLDSSNSGFGPEEDSSYLDGVSLPDFELLSDPEDEHLCANLMQLLQESLSQARLGSRRPARLLMPSQLVSQVGKELLRLAYSEPCGLRGALLDVCVEQGKSCHSVAQLALDPSLVPTFQLTLVLRLDSRLWPKIQGLLSSANSSLVPGYSQSLTLSTGFRVIKKKLYSSEQLLIEEC